The following proteins are encoded in a genomic region of Brachypodium distachyon strain Bd21 chromosome 1, Brachypodium_distachyon_v3.0, whole genome shotgun sequence:
- the LOC100823352 gene encoding CMP-sialic acid transporter 2 has translation MEYRRVKDQESYDVISQKDIESPDGRTLSSTTATSTLGAAGGLKGKQSWKQKSVVTIALTLLTSSQAILIVWSKRAGKYEYSVTTANFSVEALKCLLSLLALYRTWNSQGVTEDNRLSTSFDEVSVYPIPAILYMVKNLLQYYIFAYVDAPAYQILKNLNIISTGVLYRIILNKKLSEIQWAAFILLCAGCTTAQLNPSSDHVLQTPIQGWMMAIVMALLSGFAGVYTEAIIKKRPSRNINVQNFWLYIFGMLFNLVAICVQDFDAVMNKGFFHGYSFITFLMILNHALSGIAVSVVMKYADNIVKVYSTSVAMLLTAIISVFLFGFHLSLAFFLGSTVVSVSVYLHSVGKPQQQK, from the exons ATGGAGTACAGAAGAGTGAAGGATCAG GAGAGTTATGATGTCATATCTCAGAAGGACATAGAAAGCCCTGATGGGAGGACTCTTTCTAGCA CCACAGCAACTTCCACCCTTGGCGCTGCAGGAGGTCTGAAGGGCAAGCAGAGCTGGAAGCAAAA GTCTGTTGTTACGATTGCATTGACATTACTAACAAGTTCTCAGGCAATACTTATCGTGTGGTCAAAAAGAGCTGGAAAGTATGAGTATAGTGTCACAACAGCTAATTTTTCG GTCGAAGCTTTAAAATGTCTATTGTCACTTTTAGCCCTGTATAGAACATGGAACAGTCAAGGTGTTACAGAAGATAATAG gTTAAGTACATCGTTTGATGAAGTTAGTGTTTATCCTATTCCCGCCATACTTTACATGGTAAAGAATCTGTTGCAG TATTACATCTTTGCTTATGTGGACGCACCAGCTTACCAGATCCTGAAGAACCTGAATATCATTAGCACTGGTGTTTTATACCGTATCATTCTAAACAAAAA GTTAAGTGAAATTCAGTGGGCTGCATTTATTCTTCTATGTGCTGGCTGCACTACGGCTCAGCTTAACCCCTC ATCAGACCATGTTCTTCAAACCCCTATCCAAGGTTGGATGATGGCAATT GTGATGGCTCTTCTAAGTGGTTTTGCTGGGGTATACACAGAA GCTATCATCAAAAAGCGTCCTTCGAGAAACATCAATGTGCAGAATTTTTGGCTTTACATTTTTGGAATGCTCTTCAATTTAGTTGCCATTTGTGTTCAGGACTTCGATGCTGTCATGAATAA AGGCTTTTTTCATGGCTACTCATTTATTACATTTCTGATGATCCTTAACCATGCACTCAG TGGAATAGCTGTATCAGTGGTGATGAAGTATGCTGACAATATTGTCAAG GTGTATTCAACTTCAGTCGCAATGCTTCTGACAGCAATCATATCTGTCTTCTTGTTTGGGTTCCATCTGTCCCTTGCATTCTTCCTCGGATCTAC GGTTGTTTCTGTTTCCGTGTATCTGCATTCTGTCGGGAAGCCACAGCAGCAGAAATGA